A stretch of Lysinibacillus agricola DNA encodes these proteins:
- a CDS encoding zinc ribbon domain-containing protein YjdM — MAAYPNCPKCNSEYTYEDGTNFVCPECAHEWSTDGTEQEADSLIVKDANGNLLADGDSVTVIKDLKVKGSSSTLKIGTKVKSIRLVEGDHNIDCKIDGFGAMKLKSEFVKKA, encoded by the coding sequence ATGGCAGCTTATCCAAATTGTCCAAAATGTAATTCTGAATACACATATGAGGATGGAACGAACTTCGTATGTCCAGAATGTGCGCATGAGTGGAGTACTGATGGAACGGAGCAGGAGGCAGATTCGCTAATCGTAAAGGATGCTAATGGCAATCTACTTGCGGACGGCGATTCTGTTACAGTTATTAAGGATTTAAAGGTTAAAGGTAGTTCTTCAACATTAAAAATTGGGACAAAGGTGAAAAGCATTCGTCTCGTTGAAGGCGATCACAATATTGATTGTAAAATCGATGGCTTTGGTGCAATGAAATTAAAGTCAGAGTTCGTAAAAAAAGCATAA
- a CDS encoding sigma-70 family RNA polymerase sigma factor has protein sequence MDRQRKNELEQLYEKYAKSLYYFLLKMSGSVHIAEDLVQETFVRATISLSFYKEEDVRAWLFKVARNTYLDEWRKQKRRRTIPFAHLFWKDEMLSPYGLPEEDFLTQEVTEDVQALLKFLPENYRTILYLREYEQFTYLELQEALELSEGQVKILLHRARKRLEEIVKKNGGFQHD, from the coding sequence ATGGACAGACAGCGGAAAAACGAGCTTGAGCAACTTTATGAAAAATACGCGAAATCGTTATATTATTTTCTGCTGAAGATGTCTGGTTCAGTGCATATAGCGGAGGATTTAGTGCAAGAAACATTTGTACGAGCTACGATATCGCTGTCATTTTATAAAGAGGAGGATGTGAGAGCATGGTTATTCAAAGTTGCACGGAACACGTATTTAGATGAATGGCGTAAGCAGAAAAGGCGAAGGACTATTCCATTCGCACACTTATTTTGGAAAGATGAAATGCTAAGTCCGTATGGGTTACCAGAAGAGGATTTTTTAACGCAGGAAGTGACAGAAGATGTACAGGCGTTGCTGAAATTTTTACCTGAAAATTACCGAACGATTTTATATTTACGTGAATATGAACAATTCACCTACTTAGAATTGCAGGAGGCCCTAGAGCTTTCTGAGGGGCAGGTGAAAATACTTTTGCATCGTGCCCGAAAAAGATTAGAAGAAATAGTGAAAAAGAATGGAGGTTTCCAACATGACTGA
- a CDS encoding anti-sigma factor: MTEWSQGNEKKILRKYRFTLTFRVLRILLICFVIYALYIAGVSIVFDKTRPDLKHAYNSLMVFEWLHPNMKGQYSMDSPAEITPFLTQKFSYPLEKQVGKEKVVVGEMHVEKSIMNSNSSLSMDLPSTNTSQQFNFNLPEDPVTGKATSSQLNNNIWKILEELPDGTVAEMAFSISTFKEPIELVKMLAPYDVQIVWMPLYTGEFKSFEPTASGRSSGTITIYDRIGLSGGLTVSDDYSHISEAQDLSSNVKDSQRWMVRNMEKLLKNEKKSYYEEFLGLHHLQERYDYIKKNGFQAYGAVVTGPAKKLWMLQDLEGISNEMLGDVELMNGYNW; encoded by the coding sequence ATGACTGAGTGGTCGCAGGGGAATGAAAAAAAGATTTTAAGAAAATACCGTTTTACGTTAACATTTCGAGTACTGCGTATATTGCTAATATGCTTCGTTATTTATGCTCTCTATATAGCAGGGGTGTCCATCGTTTTTGATAAAACGCGTCCTGATCTTAAACATGCTTATAACTCTTTAATGGTATTTGAATGGCTACATCCAAATATGAAAGGTCAATATTCTATGGATTCGCCTGCTGAAATAACACCATTCCTGACACAAAAATTTAGCTATCCTCTAGAGAAGCAGGTAGGAAAGGAAAAGGTTGTAGTCGGCGAAATGCATGTTGAAAAATCTATAATGAATTCTAATTCATCTCTGAGTATGGACTTACCGTCGACAAATACATCACAACAATTTAATTTTAATTTACCCGAAGATCCGGTAACGGGAAAAGCAACCTCATCTCAACTTAACAATAATATATGGAAGATATTAGAAGAATTACCTGATGGAACTGTAGCGGAAATGGCATTTTCAATTTCAACATTTAAAGAGCCTATAGAATTGGTAAAAATGCTTGCTCCGTACGACGTCCAAATCGTTTGGATGCCATTATATACAGGTGAGTTTAAATCCTTTGAACCAACTGCTTCTGGCCGCTCCAGTGGTACAATTACAATTTATGATAGAATCGGTCTATCAGGAGGCTTAACAGTTAGTGATGATTATTCACATATATCTGAAGCACAGGACTTATCAAGTAATGTGAAAGATAGCCAGCGTTGGATGGTAAGAAATATGGAAAAACTATTGAAAAATGAAAAGAAAAGCTATTATGAGGAGTTTCTCGGTTTACACCATTTGCAAGAACGCTATGATTATATAAAAAAGAATGGATTTCAAGCTTATGGTGCTGTTGTAACAGGACCGGCAAAAAAGTTATGGATGCTTCAAGATTTAGAAGGTATTTCTAATGAAATGCTAGGGGATGTTGAACTTATGAATGGGTATAATTGGTGA
- a CDS encoding zf-HC2 domain-containing protein gives MSQECSIVEDLLLLYKKQALQATTIQFVEHHLANCEHCRQLATSKQTQGYHLLMKRTVTFFHLVFIVLSFMFAINSSLLGNQTSFAVSYAIFGCLTYFFYKNIWIVFVISSVPVFVWAIINNINNSLYVTHYSLTEIGTLLIGASYIALLHTIFALFGAAFAILFRRFTK, from the coding sequence TTGTCACAGGAATGTTCAATTGTAGAGGATTTATTACTTTTGTATAAGAAACAAGCGCTCCAAGCAACTACTATACAATTTGTCGAACACCATTTAGCTAATTGTGAGCATTGCCGGCAACTTGCTACTTCAAAGCAAACACAAGGCTATCATTTACTAATGAAAAGAACGGTAACATTTTTCCACCTTGTTTTTATCGTACTATCCTTTATGTTTGCCATTAACTCTTCCTTACTTGGCAATCAAACGAGCTTTGCTGTATCATACGCGATTTTTGGCTGTCTTACTTATTTCTTTTACAAAAATATTTGGATTGTTTTTGTCATCAGCTCTGTACCTGTTTTTGTATGGGCCATTATTAACAATATCAATAATTCACTCTATGTCACCCACTACTCCTTAACGGAAATTGGTACACTGTTGATTGGAGCTAGCTACATAGCACTTTTACATACTATTTTTGCACTATTTGGTGCCGCTTTTGCTATTTTATTTCGTAGGTTTACAAAATAA
- a CDS encoding YfbR-like 5'-deoxynucleotidase encodes MIFIGIHQFFTSLNDLERIIRCPGRFKFEEHNVAAHSWKVSQYAMFFATLEEMNGATINWKSLYEKTINHDFAEVFIGDIKTPVKHASPELKQMLAHVEDKMMEKFIIDEIPQEFQAVFFERMKEGKDKTIEGRLLEFADKLDQFYEAFAELKRGNTDKEFVHMYQSALSKILAIPLEASVHYFRTEILKDAVKEKTHIDIQALTNEVLTSN; translated from the coding sequence GTGATTTTTATAGGAATTCATCAATTTTTTACAAGTCTTAATGACCTAGAGCGTATTATTCGTTGCCCTGGACGCTTCAAATTTGAAGAGCACAATGTGGCTGCTCACTCTTGGAAGGTATCACAGTATGCGATGTTCTTTGCCACACTTGAGGAAATGAATGGAGCTACAATTAATTGGAAATCATTATATGAAAAAACAATCAACCACGACTTTGCTGAAGTATTTATCGGCGATATTAAAACTCCGGTAAAGCATGCGAGCCCAGAGCTTAAGCAAATGCTTGCACATGTGGAAGACAAAATGATGGAGAAATTTATTATTGATGAGATCCCTCAAGAGTTTCAGGCTGTCTTCTTTGAGCGCATGAAAGAAGGCAAGGATAAAACTATAGAGGGTCGCCTACTTGAGTTTGCTGATAAGCTTGACCAATTTTATGAAGCCTTTGCTGAGTTAAAACGCGGAAACACAGATAAAGAATTTGTGCATATGTATCAATCAGCTCTTTCCAAGATTTTAGCTATTCCACTTGAAGCTTCGGTTCACTATTTCCGTACTGAGATTCTGAAGGATGCTGTGAAGGAAAAAACACATATTGATATTCAAGCTTTGACAAATGAAGTGTTAACATCAAATTAA
- a CDS encoding tyrosine-type recombinase/integrase — translation MRYGIKHKESDHVFINLRTLNCVGRNIVNRILNTAYENKAISKRITAHGLRHSFASLLCAQGVAITVVAKMLGDTPNTVLDYYAHSLKEKEKEAAKLITKLIV, via the coding sequence ATGCGTTATGGAATAAAACATAAAGAAAGTGATCATGTCTTTATCAATTTGAGAACTCTTAATTGTGTAGGTAGAAATATTGTTAATCGTATTTTGAACACTGCCTATGAGAATAAAGCGATTTCTAAAAGAATAACAGCTCATGGTTTAAGGCATTCCTTTGCATCCTTATTATGTGCTCAAGGAGTTGCAATAACAGTAGTTGCGAAAATGCTTGGCGATACACCTAATACTGTTTTAGATTATTATGCACACTCTTTAAAAGAAAAGGAAAAAGAGGCCGCGAAACTCATCACTAAGTTAATTGTTTAA
- a CDS encoding phage holin family protein, whose product MDIAQLIQYPFLSLVPTTILYMLLAYFAFKVLDFATGLLKTWKKVSPYQSRIMRDGIIRWIGELVAITFVILLDLIFGLDFYLTGFTLALFLYKEGGSIAENLQTLGVDMPGIIGETIEKLNKEGGRK is encoded by the coding sequence ATGGACATTGCACAATTAATTCAATATCCGTTTTTATCATTAGTACCAACAACGATTTTATATATGCTACTTGCTTATTTCGCATTTAAAGTATTGGATTTTGCAACAGGCTTATTGAAAACATGGAAGAAGGTATCGCCTTATCAATCAAGGATTATGCGCGATGGTATCATTCGATGGATTGGGGAGCTGGTTGCAATTACATTTGTTATCCTACTTGATTTAATTTTTGGCTTAGATTTCTATTTAACAGGCTTCACATTAGCTTTATTCCTATACAAAGAAGGTGGTTCAATCGCTGAGAACCTTCAAACATTAGGTGTAGATATGCCTGGAATTATTGGAGAAACAATTGAAAAACTTAACAAAGAAGGTGGGCGCAAATGA
- a CDS encoding peptidoglycan recognition protein family protein, which yields MTYAIEQRLMSGLPNYALTAAKYVIAHESGNPNNCGSNALENEIAFMNRNKANAFTSHWVGGGGKIVQVAPVNRVQYGCGPKGNPYCYAQVELARTNDTEQFKKDYAAYIWLLRELAKGAGCNGIKSHRWITDNLKGTTHRDPFSYLQSMGISEEQFKLDIKNGLDKPKEKGDDTMQFTNETTKAAVCDHIKQAVDKKLIDKMWLDKFDNGTMTNGDYEGLKLIIAQRIK from the coding sequence ATGACTTATGCTATCGAACAGCGATTGATGTCAGGCTTGCCAAACTATGCTTTGACAGCTGCTAAATACGTCATTGCCCATGAATCAGGAAATCCTAATAATTGTGGCTCAAATGCTTTGGAAAATGAAATTGCTTTTATGAATCGGAATAAAGCGAATGCATTCACCTCACATTGGGTAGGTGGTGGCGGTAAGATTGTACAAGTTGCACCAGTTAATCGTGTGCAGTACGGTTGTGGCCCTAAAGGTAATCCATATTGTTATGCACAAGTAGAATTGGCACGTACAAATGATACGGAGCAATTTAAAAAGGATTACGCGGCTTATATTTGGTTATTGCGCGAACTTGCTAAAGGTGCTGGATGTAACGGAATTAAGTCACACCGTTGGATTACGGACAATTTAAAAGGTACGACACATAGAGATCCATTTTCGTATCTGCAGAGCATGGGGATTTCAGAGGAACAATTCAAGTTAGACATTAAAAACGGCTTAGATAAACCAAAGGAAAAGGGTGATGATACAATGCAATTCACAAACGAGACAACTAAAGCTGCAGTGTGTGACCATATTAAACAAGCAGTTGATAAAAAGCTGATTGATAAAATGTGGTTAGATAAATTTGATAATGGAACTATGACAAATGGTGATTATGAAGGTTTGAAACTTATCATTGCACAGCGTATTAAATAA
- a CDS encoding FtsX-like permease family protein, whose translation MSFNHIVVQNILRDKWTYVSYFLSSMFSIIIFFLFTVIVFHPGLAIIDPHSSLGLALMLASLLVYLFSFIYIAYSIMAFLKKKTKTLGIFMITGASMKQIRTLVFRENILIGAMAIITAIILGLVIAPLFLMGAKVVLKAETFGMYMPIKAIVLTIGLFLVLFVVISKIMTRFINKEASIQLLKSDAVIEKSIKPHYLLLFISIIISATLAYLLKIDHEIIYSFGVLYYTAFFVSILSTIYLVISQGMRFLLKIFERSPAYMRKTNMLLASNLNAKMKSHANILFLITVLLSGVFLSTSILFSSYYNVEKDSEANFPYSFQYIATPKADPSMVEADIENIEKQLSTLDSEKYFIEFKSNEDTRLGYMSVSDYNLLKNQRVRLNDNEFIAVAGQRKISPITNTVEDHYLKNFKLASVDERNFLPSGFRKTYFIVPDHLYNSIDYPVYKAYLFELENWTAHTELAKKIIGDMPHIYEERYVTSKIELYDSEMLTKSIMFFIGSMLSLIFLSAAMSILYFYLQTTLLQEKEKYSGIRKLGLSKKELFTVVSKELAILIFVPFTIATTMLFATLLAMRKMISTSFFQVSMVSSLCFFALFFVSFIFIRKSYFKRLLSN comes from the coding sequence ATGAGCTTTAATCATATCGTTGTTCAAAACATTTTACGTGATAAATGGACCTATGTTTCGTATTTCCTTAGCAGTATGTTCTCTATCATTATTTTCTTTCTATTTACAGTCATTGTGTTTCATCCGGGTCTTGCAATTATAGATCCCCACTCATCACTTGGCCTTGCATTAATGTTAGCGAGTTTGCTCGTTTATTTGTTTTCATTTATCTATATTGCCTATTCCATCATGGCCTTTTTAAAGAAAAAAACAAAAACACTAGGTATTTTTATGATTACTGGTGCATCGATGAAACAGATTCGTACGTTAGTCTTTCGTGAAAATATTCTAATCGGTGCTATGGCGATTATTACAGCCATTATTCTTGGGCTTGTCATTGCACCTCTCTTCTTAATGGGTGCCAAGGTTGTGTTAAAGGCAGAAACTTTCGGTATGTATATGCCTATTAAAGCAATTGTTTTAACTATTGGTTTATTCCTTGTATTATTCGTTGTAATTTCAAAAATAATGACAAGATTTATAAATAAAGAAGCGTCCATTCAACTATTAAAAAGTGATGCTGTTATTGAAAAATCGATAAAACCACACTATCTTTTATTATTCATTAGTATTATTATTTCCGCTACTTTAGCCTATTTATTAAAAATTGATCATGAGATTATATATAGCTTTGGTGTTCTTTACTACACAGCGTTTTTCGTAAGTATTCTTTCTACCATTTATCTAGTCATCTCACAAGGTATGCGCTTCCTGCTTAAAATTTTCGAGAGATCACCAGCCTATATGCGGAAAACGAATATGTTACTAGCTTCCAATCTCAATGCGAAAATGAAATCGCACGCAAATATACTATTTTTAATCACGGTCTTATTAAGCGGTGTATTTTTAAGTACAAGCATTTTATTTAGCTCTTACTATAATGTTGAAAAAGATAGTGAGGCAAATTTTCCATACAGTTTTCAGTACATTGCCACTCCTAAGGCTGATCCAAGTATGGTAGAAGCTGATATTGAAAATATTGAAAAACAATTATCCACATTGGATTCAGAAAAATATTTCATTGAATTTAAATCGAATGAAGATACACGACTTGGTTATATGTCAGTTTCCGACTATAATCTGTTAAAAAATCAGAGGGTTAGATTAAATGACAATGAATTTATAGCTGTTGCTGGCCAACGTAAAATATCGCCAATAACAAATACAGTAGAAGATCATTATCTTAAGAACTTTAAGCTAGCTTCTGTAGATGAGCGAAATTTTTTACCTTCCGGCTTCAGGAAAACGTATTTTATTGTACCTGATCATCTTTATAACAGTATCGATTACCCTGTTTATAAAGCTTATTTATTTGAGTTAGAAAATTGGACAGCACATACAGAACTTGCGAAAAAAATTATTGGGGATATGCCGCATATATATGAGGAACGTTATGTAACTTCAAAAATCGAATTGTATGACTCAGAGATGTTAACGAAAAGTATTATGTTCTTTATCGGCTCTATGTTGAGCTTAATTTTCTTAAGTGCAGCAATGAGTATACTCTACTTCTATTTACAAACGACACTTCTTCAGGAAAAAGAAAAGTATTCAGGCATACGGAAGCTTGGGCTATCTAAAAAAGAGTTATTCACAGTTGTTTCTAAGGAGCTGGCGATCCTTATATTTGTACCATTCACGATAGCCACTACAATGTTATTTGCTACATTATTGGCTATGCGAAAAATGATTTCAACATCATTTTTCCAAGTCTCAATGGTGAGCTCTTTATGCTTCTTTGCCCTGTTCTTCGTTAGTTTTATATTTATTCGCAAAAGCTATTTCAAACGCTTGCTTAGCAATTGA
- a CDS encoding ABC transporter ATP-binding protein — MGNSILQVTNLQKEYIGEITYKALNGIDFQLGENEFVAVMGPSGSGKTTFLNSVSTIDRPTAGEILINERNPYSLDDEELAKFRRSELGFVFQDFNLVHTLTVKENILLPLTLDSLPADKMQQRLKHVSQFLGIEELLSKRIYEISGGQKQRVAIARAVIHEPSLLLADEPTGNLDSKAVNDVMNLFSSINTELKTSILMVTHDPYVASFANRIIFIKDGKLYNEVHRGHNRKQFYQEIMDTLAFLGGGQHEL; from the coding sequence ATGGGAAACTCAATCCTACAAGTGACTAATTTGCAGAAAGAATATATCGGCGAAATCACATACAAGGCTTTGAACGGCATAGATTTTCAGCTTGGTGAGAACGAATTCGTAGCCGTAATGGGACCTTCAGGAAGTGGGAAAACTACATTTTTAAATAGCGTGTCAACAATCGACCGCCCTACCGCTGGCGAAATTCTTATAAATGAAAGAAATCCTTATTCTTTAGATGATGAGGAACTTGCTAAGTTCCGACGTTCAGAATTAGGCTTTGTCTTTCAAGATTTTAATCTTGTCCACACATTAACGGTGAAAGAAAATATTTTATTACCGTTAACGTTAGATAGTTTACCTGCTGATAAAATGCAGCAACGACTTAAACATGTATCTCAATTTCTCGGAATTGAAGAGCTTCTATCAAAACGAATTTATGAAATTTCTGGTGGACAAAAACAACGTGTTGCTATTGCTCGTGCGGTTATTCATGAACCGAGTTTATTGCTGGCAGATGAGCCTACAGGAAATCTCGATTCCAAAGCAGTAAATGATGTCATGAACTTATTTAGTTCTATTAATACTGAGCTAAAAACTTCCATTTTAATGGTGACACATGATCCTTATGTAGCAAGCTTCGCCAATCGTATTATATTCATTAAGGATGGTAAATTATACAACGAAGTTCATCGTGGTCATAATCGTAAACAATTTTACCAGGAAATCATGGACACACTTGCTTTTTTAGGTGGTGGACAGCATGAGCTTTAA
- a CDS encoding sensor histidine kinase, whose protein sequence is MKLFLRDHVSVIILYCVSFLLLPWIIHSLDDLSSHYFYFIFLVSFLFTIWLIGRYYRRRKLYAHLQKNTLTSDNLYLYEPQAMIEQAYSQKLRQMQYLYLTQQQYLEEQGKEKQLVLSHFVHQMKTPLSVIQLMIQSNATNQLEPLQIINQECDKLTFTLNQLLTYERTSNLVADLKIEALSLKELMKEVVNDLKDYFIAKEVFPKVTIVENTIIYSDRKWLKVVLYQVINNAIKYGESESSIQISYDEATLRIQNYGETIPESEISRVFDLFYTGMKGRTSGEATGIGLYLVKKILTVLEHPFTLQSHERVTTFSIDFSNSVKKP, encoded by the coding sequence ATGAAGCTTTTCTTGCGAGATCATGTAAGTGTAATCATTCTTTATTGTGTAAGCTTTCTATTATTACCCTGGATCATTCATTCATTGGATGATTTATCTTCACACTATTTTTATTTTATCTTTCTCGTTAGCTTCCTATTTACCATTTGGCTGATTGGACGTTATTATCGCAGAAGAAAGCTCTATGCTCATTTACAGAAGAACACACTAACAAGCGATAACCTCTATCTGTATGAACCACAGGCTATGATTGAGCAAGCCTATAGCCAAAAACTACGACAAATGCAATATCTATACTTAACACAGCAGCAATATTTAGAGGAGCAAGGGAAAGAAAAACAGCTTGTACTTTCACATTTTGTCCATCAAATGAAAACGCCATTATCGGTTATTCAACTGATGATCCAATCTAACGCAACTAACCAATTAGAGCCCTTGCAAATAATTAATCAGGAATGTGATAAGCTGACGTTTACCCTCAATCAGCTACTAACTTATGAACGCACGTCCAATCTAGTCGCTGATTTAAAAATAGAAGCACTTTCATTAAAAGAGCTTATGAAGGAAGTTGTTAATGATTTAAAAGATTATTTCATCGCTAAAGAAGTTTTTCCAAAAGTGACGATTGTTGAAAATACGATTATTTATTCAGATCGTAAATGGTTAAAAGTCGTACTTTATCAAGTCATCAATAACGCCATTAAATATGGTGAGTCTGAAAGTTCTATTCAAATCAGTTATGATGAAGCTACTTTACGCATTCAAAACTACGGAGAAACGATTCCCGAGAGTGAAATTTCACGTGTCTTTGATTTATTTTATACAGGCATGAAAGGAAGAACGAGCGGTGAAGCAACAGGTATAGGCTTGTATTTAGTGAAAAAGATTTTAACGGTATTAGAGCACCCTTTTACTTTACAGTCCCATGAGCGCGTCACGACCTTTTCCATAGACTTTTCAAATAGCGTGAAAAAACCATGA
- a CDS encoding response regulator transcription factor: MHKIYIIEDDINISNIIEEHLSKYQFECYTVQQFNHIVEEFQAIQPHLVVMDINLPTYDGYFWSRKIRQLSNCPIIIVSARVNDIDQVYGIENGADDFITKPFSLDVLMAKVNGLIRRTYGEYASSDSNSISIANTTLNSNTVRLYTEKHESLLTLKEMQLSKLLFEAYPNVVPRQKLLSAIWDDESFVEENTLSVNIGRLRKKFEAIQSRLEIKTIRGLGYQLVEAEE, from the coding sequence ATGCACAAAATTTACATAATAGAGGACGATATCAATATTTCAAATATTATTGAGGAGCATTTATCAAAATATCAATTTGAATGCTATACCGTCCAACAATTTAATCATATAGTAGAAGAATTTCAAGCAATTCAACCTCATCTCGTTGTTATGGACATTAACCTGCCAACCTACGATGGGTACTTTTGGTCGCGTAAAATCCGTCAGCTATCCAACTGCCCTATTATCATTGTATCTGCGCGTGTGAATGATATCGATCAAGTGTATGGTATTGAAAACGGGGCCGATGATTTTATCACGAAGCCCTTCTCGCTAGATGTACTTATGGCAAAGGTGAATGGTCTTATTCGTCGTACATATGGAGAATATGCTTCCTCCGATTCTAATTCGATCTCCATTGCTAATACAACATTAAATTCTAATACAGTTCGTCTTTACACCGAGAAACACGAGAGCCTGTTAACGTTAAAGGAGATGCAGCTTAGCAAATTACTATTTGAAGCTTATCCTAATGTTGTTCCTCGTCAAAAATTGTTAAGTGCCATTTGGGATGATGAATCCTTCGTAGAAGAAAACACTTTATCTGTTAATATTGGCCGATTACGCAAAAAATTCGAGGCGATTCAATCTAGACTCGAAATTAAAACAATTCGTGGACTTGGTTATCAATTAGTGGAGGCAGAAGAATGA